In Simplicispira sp. 125, one DNA window encodes the following:
- a CDS encoding Crp/Fnr family transcriptional regulator → MTQATDPKSNQLLAALQETDWQRLQPCLEPVEMPLGQVLYESGRPMSHVYFPTTSIVSLLYVMENGASAEIAVVGYEGVVGITLFMGGGTTPSRGVVQSAGMGVRLSAQRIQDEFNRSGPVMHLLLRYTQALIAQMVQTAACNRHHSLDQQLCRWLLLSLDRLPGNELVMTQELIANMLGVRREGVTEAALKLQAAGLIRYARGRITVLDRKGLELRTCECYGVVKHEYDRLLPIELAR, encoded by the coding sequence ATGACCCAGGCCACAGACCCCAAGAGCAATCAACTGCTCGCTGCGTTGCAAGAGACCGATTGGCAGCGCCTGCAGCCCTGTCTGGAACCGGTGGAAATGCCCCTGGGGCAGGTGCTGTATGAGTCCGGTCGGCCCATGAGCCATGTGTACTTTCCCACCACGTCCATTGTTTCGCTGCTCTATGTGATGGAAAACGGGGCCTCGGCCGAAATCGCGGTGGTCGGCTACGAGGGAGTGGTGGGCATCACCCTGTTCATGGGTGGGGGCACCACACCGAGTCGGGGCGTGGTGCAAAGCGCGGGAATGGGTGTGCGGCTCAGTGCACAGAGGATCCAGGATGAATTCAACCGATCGGGGCCTGTCATGCACCTGCTGCTGCGCTATACCCAGGCGCTGATTGCGCAGATGGTGCAGACCGCCGCGTGCAACCGGCACCATTCGCTCGATCAGCAATTGTGCCGCTGGCTTTTGCTGAGCCTGGATCGCTTGCCGGGCAATGAACTGGTGATGACGCAGGAGCTGATTGCCAACATGCTCGGCGTGCGCCGCGAGGGGGTGACAGAGGCAGCCCTCAAACTGCAGGCGGCAGGCCTGATCCGTTATGCCCGGGGCCGTATCACGGTGCTCGACCGCAAGGGGCTGGAGCTTCGCACCTGTGAATGCTATGGTGTGGTCAAACACGAGTACGACAGGCTCCTTCCTATCGAGCTGGCCCGCTAG
- a CDS encoding dihydrolipoamide acetyltransferase family protein — protein sequence MGIYAIRVPDIGEGIAEVELVVWHVQPGDMVAEDQSIADVMTDKATVEIPSPVSGKVLALGSSVGDTIAVGSELVRLEVEGAGNLKENTALAPVQQAQVAPVSIAKNSPPAAAPTQPVALAERAVAPAPLRPSATPRSAPAVARTAGERPLASPAVRQRALDMGVELRFVHGSGPAGRILHGDLDAHVASGGQAPAQGPAGYAERHGEEAIPVIGLRRKIAQKMQESKRRIPHFSYVEEIDVTELEALRAKLNSLHGATRGKLTVLPFLARAMVLALREFPQINARYDDEAGVVTRYAGVHLGVATQTEGGLMVPVLRHAESLDLWACAAGIASVAEGARSGKAARDALSGSTITLTSLGALGGIASTPVINHPEVAIVGVNRIALRPMLRGGQVVGRLLMNLSSSFDHRVVDGMHAAQFIQAMRALLETPALLFVE from the coding sequence ATGGGAATTTACGCAATCCGCGTGCCCGACATTGGCGAGGGCATTGCCGAAGTGGAGCTGGTCGTCTGGCACGTGCAGCCGGGCGACATGGTGGCTGAAGACCAGTCCATTGCCGATGTGATGACCGACAAGGCCACGGTGGAAATCCCGTCGCCCGTGTCCGGCAAGGTGCTGGCGCTGGGGAGCAGCGTGGGCGACACCATTGCCGTGGGTTCCGAACTGGTGCGGCTGGAAGTGGAAGGTGCGGGAAATTTAAAGGAAAATACGGCTCTAGCGCCCGTCCAACAAGCGCAAGTAGCTCCTGTTTCGATAGCGAAAAACAGCCCGCCCGCAGCCGCACCGACCCAGCCCGTGGCTCTGGCGGAACGTGCAGTTGCGCCCGCGCCCTTGCGCCCGTCCGCGACGCCGCGCAGCGCGCCTGCCGTGGCGCGCACGGCAGGTGAGCGCCCACTCGCATCCCCCGCCGTGCGCCAGCGTGCGCTCGACATGGGCGTGGAACTGCGCTTCGTGCACGGCAGTGGCCCGGCCGGGCGCATCCTGCACGGCGACCTTGACGCCCACGTCGCCAGCGGCGGCCAGGCGCCTGCCCAAGGCCCTGCGGGTTACGCCGAGCGCCATGGCGAAGAGGCGATTCCCGTCATCGGCCTGCGCCGCAAGATAGCGCAGAAGATGCAGGAGTCCAAGCGCCGCATTCCGCATTTCAGCTACGTCGAGGAAATCGACGTGACCGAGCTCGAAGCCCTGCGCGCCAAGCTCAACAGCCTGCACGGCGCCACGCGCGGCAAGCTCACGGTGCTGCCCTTCCTGGCCCGCGCCATGGTGCTGGCGCTGCGCGAGTTTCCGCAGATCAACGCCCGCTACGACGACGAGGCGGGCGTGGTCACGCGCTACGCCGGTGTGCACCTGGGCGTGGCCACGCAGACCGAGGGCGGGCTCATGGTGCCGGTGCTGCGCCACGCCGAAAGCCTGGACCTGTGGGCCTGCGCTGCCGGTATTGCCAGCGTGGCCGAAGGCGCGCGCAGTGGCAAGGCGGCGCGCGATGCCCTGTCGGGTTCCACCATTACGCTTACCAGTCTGGGCGCGCTGGGCGGCATCGCCAGCACGCCGGTCATCAACCACCCCGAGGTGGCCATCGTCGGCGTCAACCGCATCGCCCTGCGGCCCATGCTGCGCGGTGGGCAGGTGGTGGGCAGGCTGCTGATGAATCTCTCCTCCTC
- a CDS encoding alpha-ketoacid dehydrogenase subunit beta, producing MTALQEKNQAPLTDAVPMTMIQALRSAMDVMMERDDNVIVYGEDVGYFGGVFRATEGLQAKYGTSRCFDAPISESGIVGTGIGMAAYGLRPVVEIQFADYVYPATDQIVSELARLRHRSAGDFAAPLTIRMPCGGGIYGGQTHSQSPEAFFTHVCGLRTVMPSNPYDAKGLLIASIESDDPVIFLEPKRLYNGPFDGQHDKPVVPWSKHAMGRVPEGYYKVPLTSAAVFRPGKAVTVLTYGTMVWVSECAARETGIDAEIIDLRSIWPLDLETIVNSVKKTGRCVVVHEATRTSGFGAELTALVQEHCFYQLEAPIERVTGWDTPYPHAQEWAYFPGPARVGAALQRAVEA from the coding sequence ATGACCGCACTACAAGAGAAAAATCAGGCCCCCCTCACCGACGCTGTGCCCATGACCATGATCCAGGCGCTGCGCTCGGCCATGGATGTGATGATGGAGCGCGACGACAACGTCATCGTCTATGGCGAAGACGTAGGCTATTTCGGCGGCGTGTTTCGCGCCACCGAGGGCCTGCAAGCCAAATACGGCACATCGCGCTGTTTTGATGCGCCGATTTCTGAGTCCGGCATCGTCGGCACCGGCATAGGCATGGCCGCCTATGGCCTGCGTCCGGTGGTCGAGATCCAGTTTGCCGACTACGTCTACCCGGCCACGGACCAGATCGTCTCCGAGCTGGCGCGTTTGCGCCACCGATCGGCTGGGGACTTTGCCGCGCCGCTGACCATCCGCATGCCCTGCGGCGGCGGCATCTACGGCGGGCAGACGCACAGCCAGAGCCCCGAGGCCTTCTTCACCCATGTGTGCGGCTTGCGCACCGTGATGCCCAGCAACCCTTACGACGCCAAGGGCCTGCTGATTGCCTCGATCGAGAGCGACGACCCGGTCATCTTCCTGGAACCCAAGCGCTTGTACAACGGCCCGTTCGACGGCCAGCACGACAAGCCGGTGGTGCCGTGGTCCAAACATGCCATGGGGCGCGTGCCCGAGGGCTACTACAAGGTGCCGCTGACCAGCGCTGCAGTCTTTCGTCCTGGCAAGGCGGTCACGGTGCTGACGTACGGCACCATGGTCTGGGTGAGCGAATGCGCGGCACGCGAGACGGGCATCGACGCCGAGATCATTGATTTGCGCTCCATCTGGCCGCTGGACCTGGAAACCATCGTGAACTCGGTCAAGAAGACGGGCCGCTGTGTTGTGGTGCACGAGGCCACGCGCACCAGCGGCTTTGGTGCCGAGCTCACGGCGCTGGTGCAAGAGCATTGTTTCTACCAGTTGGAAGCCCCCATCGAGCGTGTGACCGGCTGGGACACGCCTTACCCACACGCCCAGGAATGGGCGTATTTCCCGGGGCCTGCGCGCGTAGGCGCAGCCCTGCAACGCGCAGTGGAGGCATGA
- a CDS encoding BON domain-containing protein → MIIRTLLAAAIAATTLLTATGCAVSRGQETVGAYIDDAGITTTVKTRLLEDKRVAGTSISVETLNGTVMLSGFAKNTEEKNVAENIARQVNGVRSVKNEIAIRP, encoded by the coding sequence ATGATCATTCGCACTCTCCTCGCCGCAGCCATCGCTGCGACCACCCTGCTGACCGCAACGGGCTGCGCTGTCAGCCGTGGACAGGAAACTGTCGGCGCCTACATTGACGACGCAGGCATCACAACGACAGTGAAAACTCGCCTGCTCGAAGACAAACGGGTTGCCGGAACCTCGATCAGCGTTGAAACACTGAACGGAACCGTGATGTTGTCCGGCTTTGCCAAGAACACAGAAGAGAAGAACGTCGCCGAGAACATCGCTCGGCAGGTCAATGGCGTGCGGTCGGTCAAGAACGAAATCGCCATTCGCCCCTGA
- a CDS encoding 3-methyl-2-oxobutanoate dehydrogenase (2-methylpropanoyl-transferring) subunit alpha, producing the protein MTSHSALKLHVPEPTGRPGCKTDFSFLSISPAGAVRRPPPDTPAADTADLATSLVRVLDDNGQAVGPWAIPIHPDRLRRGLRAMMKTRVFDARMLIAQRQKKLSFYMQCLGEEAIAVGQSMVLQDGDMCFPTYRQQGLLLSRDDIAMSELICQLMSNERDPIKGRQLPVMYSYKRAGFFSISGNLATQMPQAVGWAMASAIKGDTKIASAWIGDGSTAESDFHTALTFAHVYRAPVIINVVNNQWAISTFQAIAGGEGTTFAQRGVGVGIASLRVDGNDFLAVYAASQWAAERARTNHGPTLIEWETYRAGPHSTSDDPSKYRPADDWQHFPLGDPIERLKKHLIAIGEWSDERHTQALKDLEAEVIAAQKEAESHGTLLDGRVPSAATVFDDVYKELPEHLRRQRQQMGV; encoded by the coding sequence ATGACATCGCACTCAGCGCTCAAGCTGCATGTGCCGGAGCCTACTGGGCGGCCCGGCTGCAAGACCGACTTTTCCTTTCTGAGCATCTCGCCCGCAGGCGCAGTGCGCAGACCTCCCCCAGACACCCCCGCTGCCGACACGGCCGACCTGGCCACCAGCCTGGTGCGTGTGCTCGATGACAATGGCCAGGCAGTCGGCCCCTGGGCCATCCCCATCCATCCAGATCGATTGCGCCGGGGCCTGCGCGCGATGATGAAAACGCGCGTGTTCGACGCCCGCATGCTGATCGCGCAGCGGCAGAAAAAACTGTCGTTCTACATGCAGTGCCTGGGCGAGGAAGCCATTGCCGTGGGCCAATCCATGGTGCTGCAGGACGGCGACATGTGCTTTCCTACCTATCGCCAGCAGGGCCTGCTGCTCTCGCGTGACGACATTGCCATGTCCGAGCTGATCTGCCAGTTGATGAGCAACGAGCGCGACCCTATCAAGGGCCGCCAGCTACCGGTGATGTACTCGTACAAGCGCGCAGGCTTCTTCTCGATCTCGGGCAACCTGGCGACGCAAATGCCCCAGGCCGTGGGTTGGGCCATGGCCTCGGCCATCAAGGGCGATACAAAAATAGCCTCGGCCTGGATCGGCGATGGCTCCACTGCCGAGTCGGACTTCCACACCGCGCTCACCTTTGCCCATGTGTACCGTGCGCCCGTCATCATCAATGTGGTGAATAACCAGTGGGCCATCTCCACCTTCCAAGCCATTGCGGGAGGTGAGGGCACCACCTTTGCCCAGCGCGGCGTGGGTGTGGGCATTGCTTCCTTGCGCGTTGATGGCAATGATTTTCTGGCCGTCTATGCCGCCTCGCAGTGGGCGGCCGAGCGTGCACGTACCAACCATGGGCCGACGCTGATCGAGTGGGAAACCTACCGCGCTGGCCCGCATTCCACCTCGGACGATCCGTCCAAGTACCGTCCTGCCGACGACTGGCAGCACTTTCCGTTGGGCGACCCGATTGAACGCCTGAAAAAGCATCTGATCGCCATTGGCGAGTGGAGCGATGAGCGTCACACACAGGCCCTCAAGGACCTGGAGGCCGAGGTCATCGCCGCGCAAAAAGAGGCCGAGAGCCACGGCACCTTGCTCGATGGCCGCGTACCCAGCGCCGCGACCGTCTTTGACGATGTGTACAAGGAACTGCCGGAGCACCTGCGCCGGCAACGCCAGCAGATGGGGGTGTAA
- a CDS encoding HIT family protein: MPMFVDTSPPGQCIFCRLVAGEIPSARVYEDALTLAFMDLGQVNPGHVLVATKRHAATLLDITPAEAAAVMQTAQRVASAVQATFDPPGITLLQANGREGDQTVFHFHMHVVPRHAQDGIALTWPRKDPDAGTLQDYADRLAAAIAPAP; this comes from the coding sequence ATGCCCATGTTTGTCGACACTTCACCGCCCGGTCAATGCATTTTTTGCCGTCTGGTGGCGGGCGAAATCCCTTCTGCCCGGGTCTACGAGGATGCATTGACCCTTGCCTTCATGGATCTGGGCCAGGTGAACCCCGGCCATGTGCTGGTGGCCACGAAGCGCCACGCCGCCACCCTCCTGGACATCACCCCCGCAGAGGCCGCTGCCGTCATGCAGACAGCCCAGCGCGTGGCCAGCGCCGTGCAGGCCACGTTCGACCCGCCAGGCATCACCTTGCTGCAGGCCAATGGCCGCGAGGGCGACCAGACGGTGTTTCATTTCCACATGCACGTCGTTCCACGCCATGCGCAGGACGGCATAGCGCTGACCTGGCCCCGCAAAGACCCTGATGCAGGCACCCTGCAGGATTACGCCGACCGCCTGGCGGCAGCCATCGCTCCCGCACCCTGA
- a CDS encoding BMP family ABC transporter substrate-binding protein — translation MTDLHKRTLLKVAAMSAVAAAALVGCGKKEEPAPAPAPAPAPVTEAPAPKPEPLKIAFAYVGPVGDGGWSYAHDNGRKALEKEFGDKIVTSFVESVPESADAERVLRDMAGQGNKLIFGTTFGYMESMLKVAADNPGIKFEHATGYKTAENMRTYDSRTYEGAYMAGVIAGAMTKTNTLGVVGSVPIPEVLRNINSFTLGAQSVNPKIKTKVVWVNEWFSPPKETEAATSLINGGADVLFQNTDSPAVLKTAQEKGKRAFGWDSDMTAYGPKAHLASAVINWGPYYIKATKDALDGTWATGQAWWGVKEGAIDLVSIAEDVPAETKAKVEEVKKGLADGSFSIWKGPIVGQDGKPVLEKDVVADDKFLGGINFYVKGVEGKIPGGDKK, via the coding sequence ATGACCGATTTGCACAAACGCACTCTGCTGAAAGTGGCCGCGATGTCCGCCGTAGCCGCCGCCGCACTCGTGGGCTGTGGCAAGAAGGAAGAGCCCGCTCCGGCCCCTGCACCCGCGCCTGCGCCGGTCACCGAAGCCCCGGCGCCCAAGCCCGAGCCGCTCAAGATTGCGTTTGCCTATGTCGGCCCGGTGGGCGACGGTGGCTGGTCGTATGCCCATGACAACGGACGCAAGGCGCTGGAAAAGGAATTTGGCGACAAGATCGTTACCAGTTTCGTGGAAAGCGTGCCCGAATCGGCCGACGCCGAGCGCGTGCTGCGCGACATGGCGGGCCAGGGCAACAAGCTGATTTTTGGCACCACGTTCGGCTACATGGAATCCATGCTCAAGGTGGCTGCGGACAACCCCGGCATCAAGTTCGAGCACGCGACCGGCTACAAGACCGCCGAGAACATGCGCACCTATGACAGCCGCACCTATGAAGGCGCGTACATGGCGGGTGTGATTGCCGGTGCCATGACCAAGACCAACACGTTGGGCGTGGTCGGCTCGGTGCCCATCCCCGAAGTGCTGCGCAACATCAACAGCTTCACGCTGGGCGCGCAAAGCGTGAACCCCAAGATCAAGACCAAGGTGGTCTGGGTGAACGAATGGTTCAGTCCTCCCAAGGAAACCGAAGCGGCCACGTCGTTGATCAACGGCGGCGCCGACGTGCTGTTCCAGAACACCGATTCGCCTGCTGTGCTGAAAACCGCACAGGAAAAAGGCAAGCGCGCCTTTGGCTGGGATTCGGACATGACCGCTTATGGTCCCAAGGCACACTTGGCGTCGGCCGTGATCAACTGGGGTCCTTACTACATCAAAGCTACCAAGGATGCGCTCGATGGCACCTGGGCCACGGGCCAAGCCTGGTGGGGTGTGAAGGAAGGTGCGATTGACCTCGTGTCCATTGCCGAAGATGTGCCAGCCGAGACCAAAGCCAAGGTTGAGGAAGTCAAGAAGGGCCTGGCCGACGGTTCCTTCAGCATCTGGAAGGGCCCGATCGTGGGCCAGGATGGCAAGCCCGTGCTGGAAAAGGATGTTGTGGCTGACGACAAGTTCCTCGGAGGCATCAACTTCTACGTCAAGGGCGTGGAAGGCAAGATTCCTGGCGGCGACAAGAAGTAA
- a CDS encoding ABC transporter permease: protein MESYALLIGATLSAGTVLAIAALGLLINEKAGIVNLGAEGMMLCAAIAGFAAVVYTGNTWLGFAAGMAAGAVLAAIFGWLVIWLGTNQYATGLALSLFGTGFSAFAGISYVQAKLPELPKYELPWLSDLPLLGPALFRQHPMVYLSMVFAGALVWFLYRTRAGLVLRSVGESPQSAHALGYPVRRIRLAAVVVGGALCGLSGAYISTVYTPLWVEGMVAGRGWIALALTTFATWRPARVLLGAYLFGGVTMLQFHLQATGVQVASQWLSMLPYVSTIVVLALISRNPQWIRVNMPASLGKPFHPGS from the coding sequence ATGGAATCCTACGCACTCCTTATCGGTGCCACGCTCAGTGCGGGCACGGTTCTGGCCATTGCGGCCCTGGGCCTGCTCATCAACGAAAAGGCCGGCATCGTCAATCTCGGGGCCGAGGGCATGATGCTGTGCGCCGCCATAGCGGGCTTTGCCGCCGTGGTGTACACGGGCAACACCTGGCTGGGATTTGCCGCTGGCATGGCGGCGGGCGCGGTGCTTGCGGCCATCTTTGGCTGGCTGGTCATCTGGCTGGGGACCAACCAGTACGCCACGGGATTGGCTTTGAGCCTGTTTGGCACGGGGTTTTCAGCGTTTGCCGGGATCAGCTATGTGCAGGCCAAGCTGCCCGAACTGCCCAAATACGAGCTGCCCTGGCTCAGCGACCTGCCCCTGCTGGGGCCGGCCCTGTTCCGCCAGCACCCCATGGTCTATCTCTCCATGGTCTTTGCTGGCGCGCTGGTGTGGTTTTTGTACCGCACACGCGCCGGGCTGGTGCTGCGTTCGGTGGGCGAGTCGCCGCAGTCGGCGCACGCACTGGGCTACCCGGTGCGGCGCATTCGTCTGGCGGCCGTTGTGGTCGGCGGGGCGCTGTGCGGTTTGTCCGGGGCCTACATTTCGACCGTGTACACGCCGCTGTGGGTCGAAGGCATGGTGGCCGGGCGTGGCTGGATCGCGCTGGCGCTGACCACTTTTGCCACCTGGCGCCCAGCGCGCGTGCTGCTCGGTGCCTACCTGTTTGGCGGTGTGACCATGTTGCAGTTTCACCTGCAGGCCACCGGCGTGCAGGTGGCCAGCCAGTGGCTGAGCATGCTGCCCTATGTCTCCACCATCGTGGTGCTGGCGCTGATCTCGCGCAATCCGCAGTGGATCCGCGTGAACATGCCTGCATCGCTGGGCAAACCTTTCCATCCCGGCTCATAA
- a CDS encoding Crp/Fnr family transcriptional regulator encodes MAPTRNHLIELLPPKERLGFLSRCEQVPLVASQVLGSPGQPTCHAYFPIEGFISQVAQVDGRLALEVGMVGREGLLGAQLALGVAQEPLHAIVQSPGHAWRMGTDDFCALLKDSQALLAGVNRYLSVLMAQRTGLAACHRFHTIGPRLARWLLMTQDRSEVSNFHVTHQYLAFLLGVRRVGITTAAGRLQREGLITYHRGQVTVLDRRGLAAVACSCYAADRKAYAALMS; translated from the coding sequence TTGGCCCCTACCCGCAACCATTTGATCGAGCTTCTGCCGCCCAAGGAGCGCCTGGGTTTCCTGTCGCGGTGCGAGCAGGTACCGCTGGTGGCGTCCCAAGTGCTGGGAAGCCCGGGCCAACCCACGTGCCATGCCTATTTCCCCATCGAGGGATTCATCTCCCAGGTGGCGCAGGTTGATGGACGCCTGGCCCTGGAGGTGGGCATGGTCGGGCGTGAAGGTCTGCTGGGCGCGCAGTTGGCACTGGGTGTTGCACAGGAGCCATTGCATGCCATCGTGCAAAGCCCCGGCCACGCATGGCGCATGGGTACCGATGATTTTTGCGCCCTGCTGAAAGACAGCCAGGCCCTGCTGGCGGGCGTCAATCGGTACCTGTCTGTGCTGATGGCGCAGCGCACGGGCCTGGCGGCCTGCCATCGTTTTCACACCATTGGTCCCAGGCTGGCGCGTTGGCTGTTGATGACCCAGGATCGGTCGGAAGTCTCGAATTTTCATGTCACCCACCAGTACCTGGCTTTCCTGCTGGGGGTACGCCGGGTGGGCATCACCACAGCCGCCGGCAGGCTTCAGCGCGAAGGGTTGATCACGTACCACCGCGGCCAGGTCACGGTGCTCGACCGCCGAGGACTGGCTGCGGTGGCCTGCAGCTGTTATGCCGCCGATCGCAAAGCCTATGCCGCGTTGATGTCCTGA
- a CDS encoding beta/gamma crystallin-related protein — MKHLLKNACALTLLALATQAGAQAVFFENEGFRGRSFTTERQMGDLGRLGFNDRASSVQILGGRWEVCEDARFRGRCIVLRPGRYPSLSSMGMNDRLSSVREVDRNARVANNRFAPVPDPFYDSRRRNGERLYEVPVTSARAVMATPEQRCWVERERVGQNRGDSSNVPAAIAGALIGGVLGHQVGGGTGRDIATAGGAVAGAVVGSRIGSDGQTGRMQNVQRCADVPNQQPDYWDVTYTFRGQEHRIQMTESPGAMVTVNRQGEPRNR; from the coding sequence ATGAAACATCTGTTGAAAAACGCATGTGCCTTGACCCTGCTGGCACTTGCCACACAGGCTGGGGCGCAAGCAGTCTTTTTTGAAAACGAAGGGTTTCGGGGGCGTTCATTTACCACCGAGCGCCAGATGGGGGATCTTGGACGTTTGGGATTCAATGACCGTGCTTCTTCGGTGCAGATCTTGGGGGGGCGCTGGGAGGTGTGTGAAGACGCACGCTTTCGGGGGCGCTGCATTGTCCTTCGCCCGGGCCGATATCCTTCGTTGTCTTCCATGGGGATGAATGATCGTCTGTCGTCGGTGCGGGAAGTTGATCGCAATGCGCGTGTGGCCAACAACCGCTTTGCGCCGGTACCCGATCCCTTCTACGACAGCCGCCGTCGCAATGGCGAGCGCCTCTATGAAGTCCCAGTGACCTCCGCACGCGCTGTAATGGCAACCCCCGAACAGCGTTGCTGGGTGGAACGCGAGCGTGTGGGGCAGAACCGAGGGGACTCCAGCAATGTTCCAGCGGCCATTGCAGGCGCACTGATTGGCGGAGTACTGGGTCACCAGGTGGGCGGCGGAACGGGCCGGGACATTGCTACCGCTGGGGGCGCTGTGGCGGGGGCAGTGGTGGGGTCCCGTATCGGGTCGGACGGACAGACGGGGCGGATGCAGAATGTGCAGCGATGCGCCGATGTGCCCAACCAGCAGCCAGACTACTGGGATGTCACCTACACCTTCCGGGGGCAAGAGCATCGGATTCAGATGACCGAGTCCCCAGGGGCCATGGTCACCGTGAACCGACAGGGAGAGCCACGCAACCGTTGA
- a CDS encoding DUF3309 family protein produces MGLGTLLLIVLILLLIGAIPSWPHSRNWGYGPSGLLGLVVVVMLVLLVMGRL; encoded by the coding sequence ATGGGCTTGGGAACCTTGCTTTTGATCGTGCTGATCCTGCTGCTGATCGGCGCGATTCCCTCTTGGCCGCACAGCCGTAACTGGGGCTATGGTCCCAGTGGATTGCTGGGTCTGGTGGTGGTCGTCATGCTGGTGCTGCTGGTGATGGGCCGGTTGTGA
- a CDS encoding CsbD family protein: protein MNWDQIKGNWKQAAGKAQEQWGKLTNDDLDVVAGRRDQLAGKIQERYGIAKDEAEKQLADWERKASDSWFK from the coding sequence ATGAACTGGGACCAAATCAAGGGCAACTGGAAGCAAGCAGCGGGCAAGGCACAGGAGCAATGGGGCAAACTCACCAACGACGACCTCGACGTTGTGGCCGGGCGACGCGACCAACTCGCCGGCAAGATCCAGGAACGCTACGGCATTGCCAAGGATGAAGCCGAAAAGCAACTGGCTGACTGGGAGCGCAAGGCCAGCGATTCGTGGTTCAAGTGA
- a CDS encoding adenosine deaminase encodes MFKVPPLSAERLAVLLRAMPKAELHIHIEGSLEPELIFAMAQRNDVRLPYASVEALRSAYAFNNLQSFLDIYYAGASVLLHEQDFYDMARAYLARAAFDNVVHAEIFFDPQTHTARGVAIETVINGLYRACEDARSVHGISASLILCFLRHLSEADAFATLEQALPLQDKFIGVGLDSSEMGHPPEKFARVFERCRALGLHLVAHAGEEGPPEYIWSALDVLKVERIDHGVQAVKDAALMQRLAKERIPLTVCPLSNQKLCVFPDLKNHNLRQLLEAGLCATVNSDDPAYFGGYINDNFTQVFAATGMTPRHAYQLASNSFEASFAPEADKRQWQHRLKESFERFVEHDG; translated from the coding sequence ATGTTCAAGGTTCCCCCTCTGTCCGCCGAACGGTTGGCTGTGCTGTTGCGCGCCATGCCCAAAGCCGAGTTGCACATCCACATCGAGGGCTCGCTAGAGCCTGAACTCATTTTTGCCATGGCACAGCGCAACGATGTGCGCCTGCCTTACGCCAGTGTCGAGGCGCTGCGCAGTGCCTACGCTTTCAACAACCTGCAGAGCTTTCTCGATATCTACTACGCGGGTGCCAGCGTGCTGCTGCACGAGCAGGACTTTTATGACATGGCCCGCGCCTACCTGGCGCGGGCGGCTTTTGACAACGTGGTGCATGCCGAGATTTTTTTCGACCCGCAAACCCATACCGCACGCGGCGTTGCCATCGAAACTGTCATCAACGGCCTGTACCGCGCTTGTGAGGATGCGCGCAGTGTGCATGGCATCAGTGCATCGCTGATTTTGTGCTTTTTGCGCCACCTCAGCGAGGCAGATGCTTTTGCCACGCTGGAGCAGGCGCTGCCGCTGCAGGACAAGTTCATTGGCGTGGGCCTGGACAGCAGCGAAATGGGCCATCCTCCTGAGAAGTTTGCGCGGGTTTTTGAACGCTGCCGCGCGCTGGGCTTGCACCTCGTGGCCCATGCAGGCGAGGAGGGGCCGCCGGAGTACATCTGGAGCGCGCTGGACGTGCTGAAGGTCGAGCGCATCGACCATGGTGTGCAGGCCGTCAAGGATGCAGCGCTGATGCAGCGTCTGGCGAAAGAGCGTATCCCGCTGACCGTGTGCCCGCTGTCCAACCAGAAGTTGTGCGTTTTCCCCGATCTCAAGAACCACAACCTGCGCCAGTTGCTGGAGGCCGGGCTGTGCGCCACCGTCAACTCCGATGACCCGGCCTATTTTGGTGGTTACATCAACGATAACTTCACCCAGGTTTTTGCTGCCACCGGCATGACGCCGCGCCACGCCTACCAGCTGGCCAGCAACAGCTTTGAAGCCAGCTTTGCCCCCGAGGCTGACAAGCGCCAGTGGCAGCACCGGCTCAAGGAAAGCTTCGAGCGCTTTGTTGAGCACGATGGCTAA
- a CDS encoding collagen-like protein — translation MKYAHLIAATLMTMGLSACFSLPPGPAGPQGATGDTGAQGRTGYTGATGSTGGAGATGYTGATGATGATGGTGATGYTGATGETGATGDTGRTGGTTVIVPAR, via the coding sequence ATGAAATACGCACATTTGATCGCCGCCACGTTGATGACCATGGGTTTGAGTGCATGCTTTTCGCTTCCTCCCGGCCCGGCGGGTCCGCAGGGCGCTACGGGTGATACGGGGGCTCAGGGCCGTACGGGCTACACCGGTGCCACTGGAAGCACGGGCGGTGCCGGAGCCACGGGCTACACCGGCGCAACCGGTGCGACGGGTGCAACCGGCGGCACAGGGGCCACCGGCTATACCGGCGCGACAGGTGAAACGGGCGCTACGGGTGATACCGGGCGTACAGGTGGCACCACAGTGATTGTTCCGGCCCGCTGA